The following proteins come from a genomic window of Alicyclobacillus dauci:
- a CDS encoding cation diffusion facilitator family transporter — MSYRNTSSVVAGWVSVTSNVFLTALKVVVGVLFGSPALFADGIHSASDVIASVATLGAMRVSSRPADDDHPYGHGKAEVLASGVVGVLLFITSAWILFRGIESLSQPVEQVGALPLIAAGVSLIWKQLLYVYTMRVGKKYSSKGLIATAYDHLSDVYASLAAVIGIGIALAGRCIGHPNLGYADPISSIVVALLIWRITYTIGREAIDVLMEKNVSESKLNLYERQITNIQEVKRIDKIRARELGNYTLVDVRVGVSGDMSIQEGHDISRRIKSAIMEADNTVKEVLVHLNPWYQDGNS; from the coding sequence GTTAGTGTCACGAGCAATGTATTTCTTACTGCACTGAAAGTTGTCGTGGGGGTATTGTTCGGGAGTCCCGCATTGTTTGCCGATGGCATACACAGCGCTTCTGATGTAATAGCATCGGTTGCTACCCTTGGGGCAATGAGAGTATCGAGTCGACCAGCAGATGACGATCACCCATATGGTCACGGAAAGGCGGAAGTGCTTGCTTCCGGTGTCGTGGGTGTCTTACTCTTTATCACGTCAGCGTGGATTTTGTTTAGAGGAATTGAAAGTTTATCTCAACCTGTAGAACAAGTAGGTGCTTTGCCGTTGATCGCTGCGGGAGTATCCCTCATCTGGAAACAATTACTCTATGTTTATACAATGCGGGTTGGTAAGAAATACAGCAGTAAAGGTCTTATTGCGACCGCGTATGACCATCTATCTGATGTGTACGCGTCACTGGCAGCCGTAATAGGTATAGGTATCGCGCTTGCGGGTCGGTGCATTGGACACCCCAATCTCGGCTATGCGGACCCAATATCTAGTATCGTAGTAGCGCTCCTCATTTGGAGAATCACATACACTATTGGCCGTGAAGCTATTGATGTACTTATGGAGAAAAACGTCTCGGAATCCAAGTTGAACTTATACGAACGCCAAATTACCAATATTCAAGAGGTAAAACGAATCGATAAAATCCGTGCGCGAGAACTAGGGAATTATACGTTGGTCGATGTTCGCGTAGGTGTTTCTGGGGACATGAGTATTCAGGAAGGGCACGATATTAGCCGAAGAATTAAATCTGCCATCATGGAGGCTGACAATACTGTAAAAGAAGTACTCGTTCACTTAAATCCGTGGTACCAAGATGGGAACTCGTAA